ACGGCGCAGGCGCGGGCTACTTCTTGTTGCGACGCTGGATGCGCGTCTTCTTGAGCAGCTTGCGGTGCTTCTTCTTCGCCATGCGCTTGCGGCGCTTCTTGATGACGGAGCCCATGGGGCGACCTCACGTGTGTCTCGTCCGGACGCGGCGCCGGGATCCGACGCTGCAGGGTTGGCGTCCGGATGTGCTCCGTCCGCAATCTGCCGACAGCCTACCCGCACCGGCGCGGTGCCCCGACCCGGGCGCCGATCGCACGACGGAGCGCGTTCAGCCGCGCGCCTGGTCGTAGCGGGTCCGCGACCTCTCTATCTGCGGGAGGTTGTGCCGGGCC
This Frankiales bacterium DNA region includes the following protein-coding sequences:
- a CDS encoding AURKAIP1/COX24 domain-containing protein; the protein is MGSVIKKRRKRMAKKKHRKLLKKTRIQRRNKK